Proteins encoded by one window of Streptomyces clavuligerus:
- a CDS encoding isoaspartyl peptidase/L-asparaginase family protein, with protein sequence MPHRPATAWLASSLLAAAVLTTTLIVVPGASGGHGPTAAAHTTQQKQEQQAREEKKERGSAPGKPRPDARDVVIAVHGGAGAALDRETTGPEREKAYRDGLAAALRAGQRVLARGGDSLDAVEAAVRELEDNPLFNAGKGAVFTADAGHELDASVMRGSDLKAGAVAGVTSLRNPVEGARLVLEKSKHVLLSGEGADDFGARHGLRTVTQDYYWTQARWDALLRAKETEAGDPAARRAPEALADAQSTGTVGAVALDRRGDLAAATSTGGLTNKLPGRIGDSPLIGAGTYADNRTVAASATGAGEVFIRGAATSTLSHLIEFKGLGVASAAYEVIVKRLPRLGGQGGVIALDPRGDFDAPHSSPGMLHGYLTEDGTVVTKIFPDESPANT encoded by the coding sequence ATGCCCCACCGCCCCGCCACCGCCTGGCTGGCGTCCTCCCTGCTCGCCGCCGCGGTGCTGACGACCACGCTCATCGTCGTACCCGGGGCCTCGGGCGGCCATGGACCCACCGCGGCGGCCCACACGACGCAACAGAAGCAGGAGCAGCAGGCGCGGGAGGAGAAGAAGGAACGGGGGAGCGCGCCGGGGAAGCCCCGGCCGGACGCCCGTGACGTGGTCATCGCCGTCCACGGCGGGGCCGGAGCCGCCCTGGACCGGGAGACGACCGGCCCGGAACGGGAGAAGGCGTACCGGGACGGGCTCGCCGCAGCGCTCCGCGCCGGACAGCGGGTGCTCGCGCGCGGCGGGGACAGCCTGGACGCGGTCGAGGCCGCCGTCCGCGAACTGGAGGACAACCCGCTGTTCAACGCGGGCAAGGGCGCCGTCTTCACCGCCGACGCCGGGCATGAGCTGGACGCCTCCGTGATGCGGGGCTCCGATCTGAAGGCGGGAGCGGTCGCCGGGGTCACCTCCCTGCGCAACCCGGTCGAGGGCGCCCGGCTGGTGCTGGAGAAGTCGAAGCACGTCCTCCTCTCCGGCGAGGGCGCCGACGACTTCGGCGCCCGGCACGGGCTGCGCACCGTCACCCAGGACTACTACTGGACCCAGGCCCGCTGGGACGCGCTGCTGCGCGCGAAGGAGACCGAGGCGGGCGATCCCGCCGCCCGGAGGGCCCCGGAGGCACTGGCCGACGCGCAGTCGACGGGGACGGTGGGCGCGGTGGCCCTCGACCGGCGCGGCGATCTCGCGGCGGCCACCTCCACCGGCGGGCTCACCAACAAGCTCCCCGGCCGGATCGGCGACTCCCCGCTGATCGGGGCCGGGACCTACGCCGACAACCGGACCGTCGCCGCGAGCGCCACCGGCGCCGGTGAGGTGTTCATCCGGGGCGCGGCGACCTCGACCCTCTCCCATCTGATCGAGTTCAAGGGGCTCGGCGTGGCGTCCGCCGCTTACGAGGTGATCGTCAAGCGCCTGCCCCGGCTCGGCGGGCAGGGCGGCGTGATCGCCCTCGACCCCCGGGGCGACTTCGACGCGCCGCACAGCAGCCCCGGGATGCTGCACGGCTATCTGACCGAGGACGGGACCGTCGTCACAAAGATCTTCCCGGACGAGTCCCCCGCCAACACCTGA
- a CDS encoding PLP-dependent aminotransferase family protein, translated as MKDYRQVADAVAEEIRTGGLRPGDRLPPQREFARGCGIADSTAARVYRELARRGLTVGEVGRGTYVRAARAGVGPALSEPAGSRIDLELNHPVVPEQAALLATGLGGLLRPDVLESVLRPAGAAGTPEAREAAAGLLARGGWRPDPRRVLFAGNGRQALSAVLGALVPPGGRLGVEELTYPVVKAIAARLGITLVPLAMDADGVIPEALDEANRSAPLRAVYVQPTLHNPLSLTLSDGRLAQLAAVLERLDLPAVEDAVWGFLREGTAPLAAVAPGRTVLVDSLSKRLAPGLTLGFAVVPPGLDGAVGAALRSGGLGPARFALEAAVRWQTDGTVDALVRAKRRDAGVRQEIARRALDGFAVSGDPGSYHCWWVLPRPWRADTFVAAAARHGIGVTPAAAFCAGQGRTPHAVRLGLASPSADELTRALGTLAGLARSAPEDLALD; from the coding sequence ATGAAGGACTACCGGCAGGTGGCCGACGCGGTCGCCGAGGAGATCAGGACGGGCGGGCTGCGCCCCGGGGACCGGCTTCCGCCGCAGCGGGAGTTCGCCCGCGGGTGCGGCATCGCCGACTCCACCGCCGCCCGGGTCTACCGGGAGCTGGCCCGCAGAGGGCTCACCGTCGGCGAGGTGGGGCGCGGCACCTATGTCCGCGCGGCGCGGGCGGGCGTCGGCCCCGCGCTCTCCGAGCCCGCCGGAAGCCGGATCGACCTGGAGCTGAACCACCCCGTCGTCCCCGAGCAGGCCGCGCTGCTGGCCACCGGGCTCGGCGGGCTGCTGCGGCCCGATGTCCTGGAGTCCGTGCTCCGGCCGGCCGGTGCCGCCGGGACCCCCGAGGCGCGCGAGGCCGCCGCCGGGCTGCTCGCCCGGGGCGGCTGGCGGCCGGACCCCCGGCGGGTGCTGTTCGCGGGCAACGGTCGGCAGGCACTCTCCGCCGTGCTCGGCGCGCTGGTGCCGCCGGGGGGCCGACTGGGGGTCGAGGAGCTGACCTACCCCGTGGTCAAGGCGATCGCGGCCCGGCTCGGCATCACGCTCGTCCCCCTCGCCATGGACGCGGACGGGGTGATTCCGGAGGCGCTGGACGAGGCCAACCGGAGCGCTCCGCTCCGGGCGGTCTATGTCCAGCCCACCCTGCACAACCCGCTCTCCCTCACCCTGTCGGACGGGCGTCTCGCCCAGCTCGCCGCGGTCCTGGAGCGGCTGGACCTTCCCGCGGTCGAGGACGCCGTCTGGGGCTTCCTGCGGGAGGGCACGGCTCCGCTCGCGGCGGTCGCCCCCGGGCGGACGGTGCTCGTCGACAGCCTCTCCAAGCGGCTCGCCCCCGGGCTGACCCTGGGGTTCGCGGTGGTGCCCCCGGGGCTCGACGGAGCGGTCGGCGCCGCGCTGCGCTCCGGCGGTCTCGGCCCCGCGCGGTTCGCGCTGGAGGCGGCGGTCCGCTGGCAGACCGACGGCACGGTCGACGCGCTGGTACGCGCCAAGCGGCGGGACGCGGGCGTACGGCAGGAGATCGCCCGGCGCGCGCTCGACGGCTTCGCCGTGTCGGGCGACCCCGGCTCGTACCACTGCTGGTGGGTGCTGCCCCGCCCCTGGCGCGCCGACACCTTCGTCGCCGCCGCCGCGCGGCACGGGATCGGGGTGACGCCCGCCGCCGCGTTCTGCGCCGGGCAGGGCCGTACACCGCACGCGGTCCGGCTGGGCCTGGCGTCGCCGTCGGCGGACGAACTGACCCGGGCGCTCGGCACACTCGCCGGACTCGCCCGCTCCGCCCCGGAGGACCTGGCCCTGGACTGA
- a CDS encoding LysE family translocator translates to MVETSALAGVVMVALGMVLTPGPNMIYLVSRSITQGRRAGIISLGGVALGFLVYLLAANLGLSVIFVAVPELYVAVKLAGAAYLAYLAWNALRPGGVNVFSPEEVPHDSPSRLFTMGLMTNILNPKIAVMYLALIPQFVDPNADRVLFQGLILGGLQIAVSVAVNLAIVLAAGAIAAFLGRHPFWLRVQRRVMGAALGTLAVSLALDTSAPAAPVS, encoded by the coding sequence ATGGTGGAGACCAGCGCACTCGCCGGTGTGGTGATGGTCGCCCTCGGAATGGTCCTCACCCCGGGACCGAACATGATCTATCTCGTCTCCCGCAGCATCACCCAGGGCCGACGTGCGGGGATCATCTCGCTGGGCGGTGTGGCCCTCGGTTTTCTGGTCTATCTGCTCGCCGCGAATCTCGGCCTGTCGGTGATCTTCGTCGCCGTGCCGGAGTTGTATGTCGCGGTCAAACTGGCCGGTGCGGCCTATCTGGCATATCTCGCCTGGAACGCCCTGCGGCCCGGTGGCGTGAATGTGTTCTCCCCCGAGGAGGTTCCGCACGACTCCCCGAGCAGGCTGTTCACCATGGGGCTGATGACGAACATCCTCAACCCCAAGATCGCCGTCATGTATCTCGCACTCATCCCGCAGTTCGTCGACCCGAACGCGGACCGTGTCCTGTTCCAGGGGCTGATTCTCGGCGGTCTCCAGATCGCGGTGAGCGTCGCGGTCAATCTCGCGATCGTGCTGGCGGCCGGAGCCATCGCCGCCTTTCTCGGCCGCCACCCCTTCTGGCTCAGGGTTCAGCGCCGCGTGATGGGCGCGGCGCTCGGTACGCTCGCGGTCTCCCTGGCCCTCGACACCTCCGCCCCCGCCGCACCCGTCTCCTGA
- a CDS encoding BTAD domain-containing putative transcriptional regulator, protein MKYDITPPSGLRFDLLGPLTVTAGEQPVDLGAPRQRALLALLLIDVGNVVPLPVMTASIWGADPPSRVRGTLQAYVSRLRKLLHRHDRSLRLVHQLQGYLLEVDSAKVDAVVFETRVRECRELSRARNPEATRAVAWSALEMWKGTPMGELHDYEFVAAEADRLEGIRLRALETWSQACLDLQHYEEVAFQLGEEIHRNPELERLGGLFMRAQYHSGRSAEALLTYERMRTAVAENLGADISPELQELHGKILRQELTETPAARSTASLTRAAGPHGPPPLAETGTPAAPADMAETTVAEESAAPPAPAAPGTPPPMPSPVPLPHPSGAVPPVTPVPPPVPRSALRSAAPAETEDPEPAPPPPPPPGGRLIGRRAELRRLRLLLTKTRAGHGHVLLVCGEQGIGKTRLLEHTEHTLAAGAFRVVRSHCVATLPAPGYWPWEHLVRQLDPDSGLGDDGDADPVAQAEWLPEHHLTHQMRICRTVLAAARRTPLLLILEDLHLAHAPVLDVLQLLVKQIGQAPVMVVATLREHDLARDPAVRRAVGRILQAGNTGTLRLDGLTEEQSRELIVSVAGAPFAPHDAQRLQRASGGNPFLLLSMVTGEDGTQEWARPCVPFEVREVLHERLSECSPSTQDVLTLCAVLGMSVRRPLLTDIMSTLDIPHTALDDALGTGLLRHDRNTDGMVHFAHGLTRDFLLDDTPPVTRARWHHRVAATLALRFQQGDDHAEIRRHCLAAARLLGARAGVRPLLALADREQSRFSHAEALRWLESAVAVVAALPRDQPVSAVELQLRKRMMALHALMDGYGSARVETFLSQVTQWEHVFDNTQPTGLLHVQALSALTTGRHEQAAELAGLLHELADHGGGPEARSAACYVDGVTLYVGGRVDEALAALAQGTEITDALLAGHRRTAAPHGGGHLQDRRIDFRAYLALGHCLSGDRIQTQRYRTELLHLTQSERYDRPWDRAFARYVDALIAVTECDVQGVWLAARAGLDLAARCQLPFWQRMLAVPLGWAEVHQGAHDKGLARMREALHEAARHRTLLRRTLHLGLLADALQYTGAREQARRTMSSAVREIERRGEYFCLRPQWPWARLLHSHGTSAAAEHRVVHGRH, encoded by the coding sequence ATGAAGTACGACATAACCCCACCATCCGGCCTTCGGTTCGACCTCCTCGGCCCGTTGACCGTGACCGCCGGCGAGCAACCCGTGGACCTGGGCGCGCCACGGCAGCGCGCCCTGCTCGCCCTGCTGCTCATCGATGTCGGCAACGTGGTCCCGCTGCCGGTCATGACCGCGTCGATCTGGGGGGCCGACCCACCGTCCCGGGTCCGGGGGACGCTCCAGGCTTATGTGTCCCGACTGCGGAAACTCCTGCACCGCCATGACCGTTCCCTTCGCCTTGTCCACCAGCTCCAGGGGTATCTCCTCGAAGTGGATTCGGCGAAGGTGGACGCCGTGGTTTTCGAGACACGTGTCAGGGAGTGCCGGGAATTGAGCAGGGCCCGGAACCCCGAGGCCACCCGGGCCGTGGCCTGGTCCGCCCTGGAGATGTGGAAGGGCACACCCATGGGCGAGCTGCATGATTATGAATTTGTGGCGGCGGAGGCCGACCGGCTGGAAGGAATCCGGTTACGCGCGCTGGAGACCTGGTCCCAGGCGTGTCTCGATCTCCAGCACTATGAAGAGGTTGCATTTCAGCTCGGCGAGGAGATCCACCGCAATCCGGAACTGGAACGGCTGGGCGGTCTCTTCATGCGGGCCCAGTATCATTCCGGACGGTCGGCGGAAGCCCTGTTGACGTATGAACGTATGCGTACCGCGGTGGCGGAGAATCTGGGGGCCGATATCAGTCCGGAGCTCCAGGAACTCCATGGAAAGATTCTGCGCCAGGAACTCACGGAGACACCCGCCGCGCGATCGACGGCCTCCCTCACACGGGCGGCGGGCCCGCACGGGCCCCCGCCCCTGGCCGAAACCGGCACCCCCGCCGCACCCGCGGACATGGCCGAAACCACGGTGGCGGAGGAAAGCGCCGCGCCCCCCGCCCCGGCGGCGCCCGGGACCCCGCCCCCCATGCCGTCCCCCGTACCGCTCCCCCATCCGTCAGGGGCCGTCCCGCCGGTCACCCCGGTGCCTCCCCCGGTCCCCCGCTCGGCCCTCCGTTCAGCGGCACCCGCCGAGACCGAGGACCCGGAACCGGCGCCGCCCCCTCCCCCTCCGCCGGGCGGCCGACTCATCGGCCGCCGCGCCGAACTGCGCAGGCTGCGGCTGCTGCTGACGAAGACCCGCGCGGGCCACGGCCATGTCCTGCTGGTCTGCGGCGAACAGGGCATCGGGAAGACCCGGCTCCTGGAGCACACCGAGCACACCCTGGCCGCGGGCGCGTTCCGGGTGGTCCGTTCGCACTGCGTCGCCACCCTCCCGGCACCGGGCTACTGGCCCTGGGAGCACCTCGTACGCCAGCTCGACCCGGACAGCGGCCTCGGTGACGACGGCGACGCCGACCCCGTCGCCCAGGCCGAGTGGCTGCCGGAACACCACCTCACCCACCAGATGCGGATCTGCCGGACGGTGCTCGCCGCGGCGCGGCGGACCCCGCTCCTGTTGATCCTGGAGGATCTGCACCTCGCCCACGCGCCGGTCCTGGATGTGCTCCAGCTCCTGGTCAAACAGATCGGCCAGGCCCCCGTCATGGTCGTCGCCACCCTGCGCGAGCACGATCTCGCCCGGGACCCCGCCGTCCGCCGGGCCGTGGGCCGCATCCTCCAGGCGGGCAACACCGGCACCCTCCGGCTGGACGGGCTCACCGAGGAGCAGAGCCGGGAGCTGATCGTCTCGGTCGCGGGGGCCCCGTTCGCGCCCCATGACGCCCAACGGCTCCAGCGCGCCTCGGGCGGCAACCCGTTTCTGCTGCTCAGCATGGTCACAGGGGAGGACGGCACCCAGGAGTGGGCACGGCCGTGCGTCCCGTTCGAGGTGCGCGAGGTGCTGCACGAGCGGCTGAGCGAATGCTCCCCGTCCACCCAGGACGTGCTCACGCTCTGCGCCGTGCTCGGCATGAGCGTGCGCCGACCGCTGCTCACCGACATCATGTCCACGCTCGACATCCCGCACACCGCGCTCGACGACGCGCTCGGCACGGGGCTGCTGCGCCACGACCGGAACACCGACGGAATGGTCCACTTCGCCCATGGGCTGACCCGGGACTTCCTGCTCGACGACACCCCGCCGGTCACCCGCGCCCGCTGGCACCACCGGGTCGCCGCCACCCTCGCCCTGCGCTTCCAGCAGGGCGACGACCACGCCGAGATCCGCCGCCACTGTCTGGCCGCGGCCCGTCTGCTCGGCGCCCGCGCGGGGGTGCGCCCCCTGCTGGCGCTGGCCGACCGGGAGCAGTCCCGCTTCTCCCACGCGGAGGCGCTGCGCTGGCTGGAGAGCGCGGTCGCGGTCGTCGCGGCGCTGCCCCGGGACCAGCCGGTGTCCGCCGTCGAACTCCAGTTGCGCAAACGGATGATGGCGCTGCACGCGCTGATGGACGGCTATGGATCGGCCCGCGTCGAGACGTTCCTCTCCCAGGTCACCCAGTGGGAACACGTCTTCGACAACACCCAGCCCACCGGGCTGCTGCACGTCCAGGCGCTGAGCGCGCTCACCACGGGCCGCCATGAGCAGGCGGCGGAGCTGGCCGGGCTGCTGCACGAGCTGGCCGACCACGGCGGCGGACCGGAGGCCCGGTCGGCGGCCTGCTATGTGGACGGCGTCACCCTGTATGTGGGCGGACGGGTCGACGAAGCCCTCGCCGCGCTCGCCCAGGGCACCGAGATCACGGACGCCCTCCTGGCCGGACACCGCAGGACCGCCGCCCCGCACGGCGGCGGGCACCTCCAGGACCGGCGTATCGACTTCCGCGCCTATCTGGCGCTCGGCCACTGTCTCAGCGGCGACCGGATTCAGACCCAGCGCTACCGGACGGAACTCCTCCACCTCACCCAGTCGGAACGGTACGACCGGCCGTGGGACCGGGCCTTCGCCCGCTATGTGGACGCGCTCATCGCCGTCACGGAGTGCGATGTCCAGGGGGTGTGGCTGGCCGCGCGGGCGGGGCTCGACCTCGCCGCCCGCTGCCAGCTCCCGTTCTGGCAGCGGATGCTCGCCGTCCCCCTCGGCTGGGCCGAGGTCCACCAGGGGGCGCACGACAAGGGGCTGGCCCGGATGCGGGAGGCGCTGCACGAGGCGGCCCGGCACCGGACCCTGCTGCGCCGTACGCTCCACCTCGGCCTGCTCGCCGACGCCCTCCAGTACACGGGCGCCCGGGAACAGGCCCGGCGCACGATGTCCTCCGCCGTACGGGAGATCGAGCGCCGCGGCGAGTACTTCTGTCTCCGGCCGCAGTGGCCCTGGGCCCGGCTCCTCCACAGCCACGGCACCTCCGCCGCGGCGGAGCACCGGGTCGTCCACGGCAGGCACTGA
- a CDS encoding flavin reductase family protein — protein sequence MSGSLLRRVAGHYPTGVVLVTGPAEAPGQPPPAMVVGTFTSVSLDPVLVGFLPARSSTTWPRLRAAGRFCVNVLGADQGPVCRSFAGGDPGRWEVPYRTTATGSPVLLDALAWFDCEVAGETEAGDHWFVTGAVRDLGVIREGSPLVFLRGDYGHWAGGGGSGRAGRRSAVCPV from the coding sequence GTGTCCGGGAGTCTGCTGCGCCGGGTGGCGGGCCACTATCCCACCGGGGTGGTCCTGGTCACCGGTCCGGCCGAGGCTCCGGGGCAGCCGCCGCCCGCCATGGTGGTGGGGACGTTCACCTCGGTGTCGCTCGATCCGGTGCTGGTGGGTTTCCTCCCGGCCAGGTCGTCGACGACCTGGCCGCGGCTCCGGGCGGCCGGGCGTTTCTGCGTCAATGTGCTCGGCGCGGATCAGGGCCCGGTCTGCCGGAGTTTCGCCGGGGGCGATCCGGGGCGCTGGGAGGTGCCGTACCGGACGACGGCCACCGGCTCCCCCGTCCTGCTCGACGCGCTCGCGTGGTTCGACTGCGAGGTGGCGGGGGAGACGGAGGCGGGCGACCACTGGTTCGTCACCGGGGCGGTGCGCGACCTCGGGGTGATCCGCGAGGGTTCGCCCCTGGTCTTCCTGCGGGGCGACTACGGGCACTGGGCCGGGGGCGGCGGCTCGGGCCGGGCGGGGCGGCGGTCCGCCGTCTGCCCGGTCTGA
- a CDS encoding nuclear transport factor 2 family protein, which produces MSVASAGMTDEQRKAVITAYFKAFDNGGVGSDGTPAIDYFAEDAVFFFPKWGLARGKSEIARLFDDLGGTIRSITHHLWSVNWILTGTELLAAEGTTHGEHRDGPWRAGDPEWAAGRWCTVYEVRDFLVHRAFVYLDPDYAGKDTARYPWL; this is translated from the coding sequence ATGTCCGTGGCATCGGCCGGTATGACGGACGAGCAGCGCAAGGCGGTCATCACCGCGTACTTCAAGGCGTTCGACAACGGCGGCGTCGGCAGCGACGGCACCCCCGCGATCGACTACTTCGCCGAGGACGCGGTCTTCTTCTTCCCCAAGTGGGGTCTGGCCCGGGGCAAGTCCGAGATCGCCCGGCTCTTCGACGACCTCGGGGGCACCATCCGCTCGATCACCCACCATCTGTGGTCCGTCAACTGGATTCTGACCGGGACCGAACTCCTCGCCGCGGAGGGCACCACCCACGGTGAGCACCGGGACGGGCCGTGGCGGGCGGGTGACCCCGAGTGGGCCGCCGGGCGCTGGTGCACGGTCTACGAGGTGCGGGACTTCCTCGTCCACCGGGCCTTCGTCTATCTGGACCCCGATTACGCGGGCAAGGACACCGCGCGTTACCCGTGGCTGTGA
- a CDS encoding aldo/keto reductase: MSRSPSESPAGSVSAAVPRPPVRALRDLPVSAQGLGCLPTTDFYGRPDRARATATIRAAVDAGVTLLDTADVQGLGAGEELLGRAVAGRRDEVLIATKFGMVRSSDGAFQGLCGEPSYVRAACERSLRRLGTDRIDLYYQHWTDPAVPIEETVGAVAELVREGKVRRLGLSEPSAATLRRADAVHPVTAVQSEWSLWSRGIEDEVVPVCRELGIGIVAYAPLGRGFLTGTIRTTDDLGDEDFRRGQPRFSAPALARNRSLLHRLRPVADGLGLTLAQLALAWLHHRGEDVVPIPGTANPAHLADNLAAASIRLDDRSLAEVTAAISHPVSGERYTPALLAMIGN, from the coding sequence ATGTCCCGCTCTCCGTCCGAGTCCCCGGCCGGTTCCGTGTCCGCCGCGGTTCCGCGTCCGCCGGTCCGCGCCCTGCGGGACCTTCCGGTCAGTGCCCAGGGGCTCGGCTGCCTGCCGACCACCGACTTCTACGGACGCCCGGACCGCGCCCGGGCGACGGCCACCATCCGCGCCGCCGTCGACGCCGGGGTCACCCTGCTGGACACCGCCGACGTCCAGGGGCTCGGCGCCGGTGAGGAGCTGCTCGGACGGGCGGTCGCGGGCCGCCGGGACGAGGTGCTGATCGCCACCAAGTTCGGCATGGTGCGCTCGTCCGACGGCGCCTTCCAGGGCTTGTGCGGCGAGCCGTCCTACGTCCGCGCGGCCTGCGAACGGTCCCTGCGTCGTCTCGGCACCGACCGCATCGACCTGTACTACCAGCACTGGACGGACCCGGCGGTGCCGATCGAGGAGACCGTGGGTGCGGTGGCCGAGCTGGTGCGCGAGGGCAAGGTCCGCAGGCTCGGTCTCTCCGAGCCCTCCGCGGCCACGCTGCGCCGGGCGGACGCGGTGCACCCGGTGACGGCGGTGCAGAGCGAGTGGAGCCTGTGGTCGCGCGGGATCGAGGACGAGGTGGTGCCCGTCTGCCGGGAGCTGGGGATCGGGATCGTCGCTTACGCCCCTCTGGGACGGGGTTTTCTCACCGGCACCATCCGCACCACCGACGATCTGGGGGACGAGGACTTCCGCCGGGGCCAGCCCCGGTTCAGCGCTCCGGCCCTCGCGCGCAACCGCTCGTTGCTGCACCGGCTGCGCCCGGTCGCGGACGGTCTGGGGCTGACCCTGGCACAGCTCGCGCTCGCCTGGCTGCACCACCGGGGCGAGGACGTCGTCCCGATCCCGGGCACCGCGAACCCGGCCCATCTCGCGGACAATCTCGCCGCCGCCTCGATCCGGCTGGACGACCGGTCCCTCGCGGAGGTGACGGCCGCGATCTCCCACCCGGTGTCCGGGGAGCGGTACACCCCGGCATTGCTCGCCATGATCGGCAACTGA